One genomic segment of Mycolicibacterium psychrotolerans includes these proteins:
- a CDS encoding heavy metal translocating P-type ATPase, with translation MTQPHEHHGSAVATSPTDEHAEHDGHDGHGGHAGHGDHVAQFRQLFWINVVIAIPVVFFSAMFAMLLGYQVPEFPGVRWVAPLLGTVMYAVGGRPFLTGAVSEIRSRKPGMMLLIGLAITVAFLASWGASLGLLHHELEFWWELALLIVIMLLGHWVEMRSLAQTTSALDSLAALLPDQAEKIDGDQTVVVSPADLRVGDVVIVRPGGSVPADGTIVDGRAAMDESMVTGESRTVARAVGDAVTAGTVATDSGLRVEVTATGDDTTLAGIQRLVTEAQNSSSRAQRLADRAAGWLFWFALITAAVTAMVWTSVGEPDAAVVRAITVLVIACPHALGLAIPLVVSIATERAARGGVLIKDRLALESMRTVDAVLFDKTGTLTKGEPTVTAIDAVGDLTEDAVLALAAAAEADSEHPLARAIVRAAQARGLSVARASGFTSSPAVGVTAEVDGHQIQVGGPRLLEEVGAREVGAAAGWRDEGAIILHVVRDGTVVGGLRLADEIRHESREAVDALHELGIEVVMITGDAEAVANAVGRELGIDRVFAGVRPEDKAAKVAGLQHEGKKVAMVGDGVNDAPALAQADVGIAIGAGTDVAIASAGVILASSDPRSVLSVIELSRATYRKMKQNLWWGAGYNLISVPLAAGVLAPIGFVLPMSVGAVLMSLSTVVVALNAQLLRRLDLRPEASTRAILQR, from the coding sequence ATGACACAGCCACACGAGCACCACGGCTCCGCAGTAGCGACCTCTCCGACCGACGAGCACGCCGAACACGACGGCCATGACGGTCACGGCGGTCATGCCGGCCACGGCGACCATGTCGCCCAGTTCCGACAGCTCTTCTGGATCAACGTGGTCATCGCGATCCCTGTCGTCTTCTTCTCGGCCATGTTCGCGATGCTGCTGGGCTATCAGGTCCCTGAGTTCCCGGGTGTCCGCTGGGTGGCACCGTTGCTCGGTACCGTCATGTACGCCGTCGGCGGTCGTCCCTTCCTCACCGGGGCGGTCAGCGAGATACGTTCTCGCAAGCCGGGAATGATGCTCCTGATCGGGTTGGCGATCACCGTCGCGTTCCTCGCGTCCTGGGGCGCCAGTCTCGGACTGCTCCATCATGAGCTTGAATTCTGGTGGGAGCTCGCGCTGCTCATCGTCATCATGCTGCTCGGCCACTGGGTCGAGATGCGTTCCCTGGCGCAGACGACCTCCGCGCTGGACTCGTTGGCCGCGTTGCTCCCCGATCAAGCCGAGAAGATCGACGGCGACCAGACGGTCGTCGTTTCCCCGGCTGATCTGCGCGTCGGCGACGTCGTGATCGTCCGACCCGGCGGCAGCGTCCCCGCCGACGGCACGATCGTCGACGGCCGTGCCGCCATGGACGAATCGATGGTGACCGGCGAATCGCGGACGGTCGCCCGCGCCGTCGGGGACGCGGTCACGGCGGGAACCGTGGCCACCGACTCGGGGTTACGGGTCGAGGTGACCGCGACCGGCGACGACACCACCCTGGCCGGGATTCAACGCCTGGTCACCGAAGCGCAGAACTCCTCGTCACGCGCTCAGCGTCTCGCCGACCGTGCTGCGGGCTGGCTGTTCTGGTTCGCCCTGATCACCGCGGCCGTCACCGCGATGGTGTGGACATCGGTCGGGGAGCCTGACGCGGCGGTCGTGCGCGCGATCACCGTGCTCGTCATCGCGTGCCCCCACGCCCTCGGCTTGGCGATCCCGCTGGTGGTCTCCATCGCCACCGAACGCGCCGCTCGGGGCGGCGTTCTGATCAAAGACCGGCTCGCCCTCGAGAGCATGCGCACCGTGGACGCCGTGCTGTTCGACAAGACGGGCACCCTCACCAAGGGTGAACCGACGGTCACCGCGATCGACGCCGTCGGCGATCTGACCGAGGACGCCGTCCTTGCACTGGCGGCCGCGGCAGAAGCCGACAGCGAACACCCTCTGGCACGGGCCATCGTGCGCGCTGCGCAGGCGCGCGGACTTTCCGTGGCGCGCGCGAGCGGGTTCACCTCCTCACCGGCGGTCGGTGTCACCGCCGAGGTCGACGGCCACCAGATCCAGGTGGGCGGGCCGCGCCTGCTCGAGGAGGTCGGTGCCCGCGAAGTCGGCGCCGCCGCCGGTTGGCGCGACGAGGGCGCGATCATCCTGCACGTCGTTCGGGACGGCACCGTGGTCGGCGGTCTGCGCCTGGCCGACGAGATCCGCCACGAATCCCGCGAAGCCGTCGATGCCTTGCATGAACTCGGCATCGAGGTGGTCATGATCACCGGTGACGCCGAAGCGGTCGCCAATGCGGTGGGCCGGGAACTCGGGATCGACCGTGTCTTCGCCGGGGTGCGCCCGGAAGACAAGGCGGCGAAAGTGGCTGGGCTCCAACATGAAGGCAAGAAGGTCGCCATGGTCGGTGACGGTGTCAACGACGCGCCGGCGCTGGCGCAGGCAGACGTCGGCATCGCGATCGGCGCCGGAACCGACGTCGCGATCGCCTCGGCGGGTGTCATTCTGGCCAGTTCCGATCCGCGCTCGGTGCTGTCGGTGATCGAACTGTCGCGCGCCACCTATCGCAAGATGAAGCAGAACCTGTGGTGGGGTGCGGGATACAACCTGATCTCGGTGCCGCTGGCCGCCGGTGTCCTGGCGCCGATCGGCTTCGTCCTGCCCATGTCGGTCGGTGCGGTTCTGATGTCGCTGTCGACCGTGGTCGTCGCGCTCAACGCGCAGCTGCTGCGTCGGCTCGATCTGAGACCGGAGGCCAGTACCCGCGCCATTTTGCAGCGTTAG
- a CDS encoding Chromate resistance protein ChrB, with protein sequence MALDNDPTTRWLVLIVKVPAEPSRHRVAVWRELRRAGALQVGQGVWTVPNVPVFADGVARVIELAERGDGEVMVLDAAGRHESDAARLEALFTSERSEEWAEFLADCAKFDAEIDKEIASAKFTVAELEEEEQSLDRLRRWHRDIMVRDVFVAPSAAEAEQRLKACADRLADYTERVFAALHQM encoded by the coding sequence ATGGCACTCGACAACGACCCGACGACGCGATGGCTGGTGCTGATCGTGAAAGTGCCCGCCGAGCCGTCCCGGCACCGGGTCGCTGTCTGGCGGGAGTTGCGCCGGGCCGGCGCACTGCAGGTCGGCCAGGGGGTGTGGACGGTGCCGAACGTTCCGGTGTTCGCCGACGGTGTGGCGCGGGTGATCGAGTTGGCCGAACGCGGGGACGGCGAGGTGATGGTCCTCGACGCCGCGGGACGTCACGAGTCGGACGCGGCGCGCCTGGAGGCACTGTTCACCTCCGAACGCAGCGAGGAGTGGGCCGAGTTCCTGGCCGACTGTGCGAAGTTCGACGCCGAGATCGACAAGGAGATCGCCTCAGCCAAGTTCACCGTCGCCGAACTCGAGGAAGAAGAGCAGAGTCTGGACCGGTTGCGGCGATGGCACCGCGACATCATGGTCCGCGACGTGTTCGTCGCCCCGTCCGCCGCCGAAGCCGAGCAACGGCTCAAGGCGTGCGCGGACCGCCTGGCCGATTACACCGAACGGGTCTTCGCGGCCCTGCACCAGATGTGA
- a CDS encoding GNAT family N-acetyltransferase, with product MTDHDEAAARREIADALLTALDRRHELLDAIVEADSRQAAVTAVSQLLGASQRAGEAVIGMSFEQLTRESRRKIKAELDDLNSRLTFTLNERPAASGETLELRPFSSNADRDIFAARTADVGAAGDGSGAPAGDLDNEIGSAQGRVSAEEAAWFVVLEGDEKVGMVFGELFMGEVNVRVWIHPEKRGRGYGTAALRKSRSEMASYFPAVPMVVRAPGSRAG from the coding sequence ATGACCGACCATGACGAGGCTGCGGCACGACGCGAGATCGCAGATGCGCTTCTGACCGCCCTCGACCGCCGTCACGAACTCCTGGACGCCATCGTCGAAGCCGATTCTCGTCAGGCCGCGGTGACAGCGGTGTCGCAGCTTCTCGGGGCATCGCAACGTGCGGGCGAAGCCGTCATCGGCATGTCGTTCGAGCAGCTCACCCGAGAATCACGACGCAAGATCAAGGCCGAACTCGACGACCTGAACAGTCGGCTGACGTTCACCCTCAACGAGCGACCGGCCGCGTCGGGCGAAACGTTGGAGTTGAGGCCCTTCTCGTCGAACGCCGACCGCGACATCTTCGCCGCCCGCACCGCGGACGTCGGCGCCGCCGGCGACGGTTCCGGCGCACCAGCCGGAGACCTCGACAACGAGATCGGCTCTGCGCAGGGCCGGGTCAGCGCCGAGGAGGCGGCGTGGTTCGTGGTCCTCGAGGGCGACGAGAAGGTCGGGATGGTTTTCGGCGAACTCTTCATGGGCGAGGTCAACGTTCGCGTCTGGATCCATCCGGAGAAACGGGGGCGTGGTTACGGCACCGCGGCGTTGCGCAAGTCACGCTCCGAGATGGCTTCGTACTTCCCCGCCGTGCCGATGGTGGTGCGCGCACCGGGTTCCCGCGCCGGATAG
- a CDS encoding SHOCT domain-containing protein, with translation MMYGDGWMWGWGGWALMSIMMVLVWALVIAGIVLAIRFLGGPRQSAGRSHGYPKSSAEDLLAERFARGEIDEDEYRRRAALLREHR, from the coding sequence ATGATGTACGGAGACGGATGGATGTGGGGCTGGGGCGGCTGGGCTCTGATGTCGATCATGATGGTGCTGGTCTGGGCGCTCGTGATCGCCGGCATCGTACTCGCGATCCGGTTCCTCGGCGGCCCTCGCCAGAGCGCCGGGCGATCACATGGCTACCCGAAGTCGTCCGCCGAGGATCTCCTCGCAGAACGTTTCGCCAGAGGTGAGATCGACGAGGACGAGTACCGGCGCCGGGCGGCCCTGCTGCGGGAGCACCGGTGA
- a CDS encoding helix-turn-helix transcriptional regulator — MDSRAEVRAFLTSRRGKVTPEQAGLPAYGTRRVPGLRRGEVAMLAGVSIEYYTRLERGDLRGVSASVLDALARALQLTETEHDHLHDLARSANSTPTRKRSTAKTPAIRPSVQRIIGAMNTLPAFVQNNRFDVLLANPLGRALYSEMFADPGCQQNTTRFVFLSPAAQRFYGDWERVARGAAGALRVEAAKSPYDRELSNLIGELSTRSDTFRMLWGAQDVHVFRDGTKRFHHPVVGDLELQYESLDIPGDTALTMAVYTPAQGSPSEDALKLLASWSATTGRSTDVNADTQQ, encoded by the coding sequence ATGGACAGCCGTGCTGAGGTTCGAGCATTCCTGACCTCGCGCCGAGGCAAGGTCACCCCGGAGCAAGCCGGCCTGCCCGCGTACGGCACACGGCGAGTTCCTGGTCTGCGGCGCGGCGAGGTGGCCATGCTGGCCGGGGTGAGCATCGAGTACTACACCCGACTGGAGCGGGGCGATCTGCGCGGTGTGTCGGCCAGTGTGCTGGACGCGTTGGCTCGGGCGCTGCAGCTCACCGAGACCGAACACGACCATCTCCACGATCTGGCGCGATCTGCAAACTCCACGCCGACGCGTAAGCGTTCGACGGCCAAGACACCCGCCATACGCCCGAGTGTGCAACGCATCATCGGCGCGATGAATACACTGCCTGCCTTCGTTCAGAACAACCGTTTCGACGTTCTACTCGCAAATCCTCTTGGCCGCGCCTTGTATTCGGAGATGTTCGCCGACCCGGGCTGTCAACAAAACACCACTCGGTTCGTTTTCCTCAGCCCCGCCGCCCAACGGTTCTACGGCGACTGGGAACGAGTTGCGCGCGGAGCGGCAGGCGCCCTGCGCGTGGAAGCCGCCAAATCACCCTATGACCGGGAACTGTCGAACCTCATCGGCGAACTCTCGACGCGAAGCGACACCTTCCGGATGCTATGGGGGGCCCAGGATGTCCACGTGTTCCGCGACGGAACAAAACGGTTCCACCATCCGGTCGTCGGCGACCTGGAACTGCAGTACGAATCGCTGGACATACCTGGCGACACCGCCCTGACCATGGCCGTATACACCCCCGCTCAGGGCAGCCCGTCCGAGGATGCCTTGAAGCTGCTGGCCAGCTGGTCAGCCACCACCGGACGGTCAACAGACGTCAATGCGGATACGCAGCAGTAG
- a CDS encoding cation-translocating P-type ATPase, with translation MSVEVEPADLGLTEEQAARRLAADGPNELPTAMRRSIVREAWDVIRQPMLLLLLAAGGVNFLLAEPLDGALLMAFVVVVVAISIYQEHKTGKALEALRDLSSPRALVVRDGMQKRVAGKDVVRGDLLMLAEGDRVPADAVLVDCASFSVDESALTGESVPVRKVAIERSERGAAMGRPGGDATPWVFSGTLVVKGHGVAVAKGTGAETELGKIGAALRTIEPERTALQREIDRLVGILAALGVAAAVAVVIVYGLTRGNWLAGTLAGIATAMALLPEEFPVVLTVFMAVGAWRMSKKNVLTRRPPVIETLGSATVLCVDKTGTLTLNTMTVRTLIVDGQTHTCDAGPLPEKFHTIAEMSVLASPVDPFDPMDKAFRELGDIYLSGTTHLHENWRLVREYPLSEKLLALSHVWRSPDGGHYVIAAKGAPEAIADLCHLDAARLAALTEQVEAATADGYRVLAVACARFDSARALPEGPHDFDFDLLGLVGLQDPIRPGVAEAVAECRRAKIRTIMITGDYPGTALAIARDIGLDHTAGCITGRELEKLSEDELADRVRSVSVFARMVPEQKLQLVRALQSNGEVVGMTGDGVNDAPALRAADIGIAMGAHGTDVARESAALVITDDDFSSIVGGVRQGRGIFDNLRKAMAYVIAVHLPIVGMSLIPLFVTDWPLVLLPVQIAFLELIIDPACSVVFEAEQIDPKIMDVPPRDPKAPLLSARVLGIAALQGFSLLIATAGVYMWAVLTERPDSVTRSVTFAALVVGNLALILVNRSWRLPVWQTFRERRNPTLKWILGGAALLLVATLTIPALRGLFNFGALTATEWCIAVGAGIVAVAWFEIYKITVARPSAQSVAAAGTR, from the coding sequence TCTCGATCTACCAGGAGCACAAGACAGGGAAGGCGCTGGAGGCACTGCGCGATCTGTCGTCACCGCGAGCGCTGGTCGTGCGCGACGGAATGCAGAAGCGCGTCGCCGGGAAAGATGTGGTGCGCGGCGACCTGCTGATGTTGGCCGAAGGCGACCGGGTACCGGCAGACGCCGTCTTGGTGGACTGCGCGAGCTTCTCCGTGGACGAGTCGGCGCTGACCGGAGAGTCCGTACCCGTGCGGAAGGTCGCGATCGAGCGTTCCGAGAGGGGCGCGGCGATGGGCCGGCCCGGCGGTGATGCGACGCCGTGGGTGTTCTCGGGCACGCTCGTCGTCAAAGGACACGGCGTCGCGGTCGCCAAGGGCACCGGCGCCGAAACCGAACTGGGAAAAATCGGTGCGGCACTGCGAACCATCGAACCCGAGCGAACTGCACTGCAACGCGAAATCGACCGACTGGTGGGCATTCTCGCCGCCCTCGGGGTCGCCGCCGCAGTCGCCGTCGTCATCGTCTACGGGCTCACTCGCGGCAACTGGCTTGCCGGCACGCTCGCCGGTATCGCGACCGCGATGGCACTGCTACCTGAAGAGTTCCCGGTGGTGCTGACGGTCTTCATGGCCGTCGGCGCCTGGCGTATGTCGAAGAAGAACGTCCTCACCCGCCGCCCTCCGGTCATCGAGACACTCGGATCGGCCACGGTGCTGTGCGTGGACAAGACCGGAACGTTGACGTTGAACACGATGACGGTGCGCACTCTGATCGTCGACGGTCAGACCCATACATGTGACGCGGGACCGCTGCCCGAGAAGTTCCACACGATTGCGGAAATGTCGGTTCTCGCCTCGCCGGTCGACCCCTTCGACCCGATGGACAAGGCGTTCAGGGAGCTGGGCGACATATACCTCTCGGGCACGACACATCTGCACGAGAACTGGCGACTCGTACGCGAATACCCGTTGTCAGAAAAGTTGTTGGCCCTCTCGCACGTGTGGCGCTCGCCCGACGGTGGCCACTACGTCATCGCCGCCAAGGGCGCCCCCGAAGCCATCGCAGACCTCTGTCACCTCGACGCCGCGCGGCTCGCCGCGCTTACCGAGCAGGTGGAGGCGGCGACCGCCGACGGTTATCGGGTTCTGGCGGTGGCGTGCGCGCGGTTCGACAGCGCAAGAGCCCTCCCCGAAGGACCCCACGACTTCGATTTCGACCTGCTGGGCCTGGTCGGCCTGCAGGATCCGATCAGACCCGGTGTCGCCGAAGCCGTTGCGGAGTGCCGCAGGGCGAAGATCCGGACGATCATGATCACCGGAGACTATCCCGGCACGGCACTGGCGATCGCGCGCGACATCGGTCTCGACCACACCGCCGGCTGCATCACCGGCCGTGAACTCGAAAAGCTCTCGGAGGACGAGTTGGCCGACCGCGTTCGCTCGGTCAGTGTGTTCGCACGGATGGTGCCCGAGCAGAAACTCCAACTGGTGAGGGCGCTGCAGTCCAACGGCGAGGTGGTCGGGATGACCGGCGACGGGGTCAACGACGCTCCAGCGCTGCGGGCGGCCGACATCGGCATCGCGATGGGTGCGCACGGCACTGATGTGGCACGCGAATCGGCCGCGTTGGTGATCACCGACGACGATTTCAGTTCGATCGTGGGCGGGGTGCGCCAAGGGCGCGGCATCTTCGACAACCTTCGCAAAGCGATGGCCTACGTGATCGCCGTGCACCTGCCGATCGTCGGTATGTCACTGATCCCGCTGTTCGTCACCGACTGGCCGCTGGTCCTGCTGCCCGTCCAGATCGCCTTTCTCGAGCTGATCATCGACCCCGCCTGTTCGGTGGTCTTCGAGGCCGAGCAGATCGATCCGAAGATCATGGACGTGCCGCCACGTGACCCGAAGGCGCCGTTGCTCAGCGCAAGAGTTCTCGGAATCGCTGCACTGCAGGGGTTTTCGCTCCTCATCGCCACCGCAGGGGTGTACATGTGGGCTGTGCTCACCGAAAGGCCCGACTCGGTGACGCGCTCGGTGACCTTCGCCGCGCTCGTCGTGGGGAATCTGGCACTGATCCTGGTGAATCGATCCTGGCGGCTGCCCGTGTGGCAGACGTTCCGGGAACGTCGCAACCCGACGCTGAAGTGGATTCTCGGCGGGGCCGCACTGCTGCTGGTGGCGACGTTGACGATCCCGGCGCTGCGGGGCCTGTTCAATTTCGGGGCGCTCACGGCGACCGAGTGGTGCATTGCGGTCGGCGCCGGAATTGTCGCGGTCGCCTGGTTCGAGATCTACAAGATCACGGTTGCCCGGCCCTCCGCACAGTCCGTCGCCGCGGCGGGGACGCGGTGA
- a CDS encoding phosphatase PAP2 family protein, whose protein sequence is MNIDTRLFYAVNDFARDTPWLHPVVSGYASYGVVLFAGLLLGGWWIARHDNDRGRMVAAAWAPLGMLCALAINQPVASAVDETRPCRALHDIVVLHCGNDAGFPSDHAVMAGAITAGLWLVHRQLGVLSAVAALAMAGARVYVGAHYPGDVIAGLLLGAAISVAGYLLVRPLLRWLLARADRSPLRILFRPGAQSTLEESRT, encoded by the coding sequence ATGAACATCGACACCCGCCTCTTTTACGCCGTCAACGACTTCGCGCGGGACACACCGTGGCTGCACCCTGTTGTGTCCGGATACGCCAGCTACGGCGTCGTCCTCTTCGCGGGTCTCCTGTTGGGGGGATGGTGGATCGCCCGTCACGACAACGATCGCGGTCGCATGGTGGCCGCGGCGTGGGCGCCACTGGGCATGCTGTGCGCGCTCGCCATCAACCAGCCCGTTGCGTCGGCTGTCGACGAGACCCGCCCGTGCCGAGCACTTCACGACATCGTGGTGCTGCACTGCGGCAACGATGCAGGATTCCCCAGCGACCACGCCGTCATGGCGGGCGCGATCACCGCCGGGCTCTGGCTGGTCCACCGCCAGCTTGGCGTGCTGAGCGCCGTCGCCGCACTGGCCATGGCAGGCGCCCGCGTCTACGTCGGCGCGCACTACCCCGGCGACGTCATCGCCGGACTGTTGCTCGGGGCTGCGATCAGTGTGGCCGGGTACCTGCTTGTCCGGCCGCTGCTGCGGTGGTTGCTCGCACGTGCCGACCGCAGTCCACTGCGCATCCTGTTCAGACCAGGCGCACAGTCGACTCTCGAAGAATCCCGGACGTGA
- a CDS encoding MFS transporter: MNATPDGPATAAAGPTSRGLTPWHFVLLFGMVSLLADMVYEGARSIIGPYLATLGASAALVGLVAGAGEFIGYALRVVSGYAIARTQHYWAWTITGYALTVLSVPLIGVSGSLVPALLLYGTERLGKAVRSPAKDTLLSHASTNTGRGSAFGVHQALDQTGAIAGPLLLAAVLSAHAGDYRLAFGVLIIPGVLVLILLFWLRFRVPDPRSYEELPAPLPSHDAETTRRGGIARGLPVRFWQYVVTIGVLSCGVAAFPLLAYHAQRTGLLTDAQVPVLFAVAMAVDGAAGLVMGRVYDKRGPLTLLAVPVAAACSAVAFTDNPALVWIGVAVWGIVNGVLDSTVKAVVTELVPPDTRAIAFGWLALLRGLALLIAGALLGAAYDVSPTIAIGVIIAANAVSLVGLASVLRRLHPAVRNVS; this comes from the coding sequence ATGAACGCCACACCGGACGGTCCGGCAACGGCCGCCGCGGGTCCGACGTCCCGAGGCCTGACACCGTGGCACTTCGTTCTGCTCTTCGGCATGGTGAGCCTGCTCGCCGACATGGTGTACGAAGGGGCGCGCAGCATCATCGGCCCTTACCTGGCGACCCTCGGAGCGTCCGCCGCGCTCGTCGGATTGGTCGCCGGTGCAGGCGAATTCATCGGGTACGCGCTGCGCGTCGTCTCCGGCTATGCCATCGCCCGCACCCAGCACTACTGGGCCTGGACCATCACCGGGTACGCCCTGACGGTGCTCAGCGTGCCGTTGATCGGGGTCAGCGGCTCCCTCGTGCCCGCGCTGCTGCTCTACGGCACCGAACGGCTCGGCAAGGCGGTGCGCTCCCCGGCCAAGGACACCCTGCTGTCGCACGCGTCCACCAACACCGGCCGCGGCAGCGCCTTCGGCGTCCACCAGGCACTCGACCAGACCGGCGCCATCGCGGGCCCCCTGCTGCTGGCAGCGGTTCTCAGCGCGCACGCCGGCGACTATCGGCTCGCGTTCGGGGTGCTCATCATCCCGGGCGTGCTGGTCCTGATCCTGCTCTTCTGGCTTCGCTTCCGTGTCCCGGATCCGCGCAGCTACGAGGAGCTACCAGCGCCACTTCCGTCCCACGACGCCGAGACGACGCGACGTGGCGGGATCGCGCGAGGGCTGCCCGTCCGCTTCTGGCAGTACGTCGTCACCATCGGCGTGCTGTCCTGTGGCGTCGCCGCCTTCCCGTTGCTGGCCTATCACGCTCAACGCACCGGCCTTCTCACTGATGCGCAGGTGCCCGTCCTGTTCGCGGTCGCGATGGCGGTCGACGGTGCGGCCGGGTTGGTGATGGGCCGCGTCTACGACAAGCGCGGGCCGCTCACCCTGCTGGCAGTGCCCGTGGCGGCCGCATGCTCGGCGGTGGCCTTCACGGACAATCCGGCTCTGGTGTGGATTGGCGTCGCAGTGTGGGGCATCGTCAACGGCGTCCTCGATTCCACGGTGAAAGCTGTTGTCACCGAACTGGTCCCGCCCGACACCCGGGCGATCGCCTTCGGCTGGCTGGCGCTGCTGCGAGGGCTCGCGCTGCTGATCGCGGGTGCGCTCCTCGGCGCCGCCTACGACGTCTCCCCCACGATCGCCATCGGGGTGATCATTGCGGCCAACGCGGTATCTCTCGTCGGCTTGGCGTCGGTCTTGCGGCGTCTCCATCCGGCCGTCCGGAATGTCTCCTGA
- a CDS encoding MgtC/SapB family protein has protein sequence MAWQEIQPFLVALAVGLLLGLERERSHSRKLPAGSRSFALLALVGAVAASIDPWAVTLGLAGVSALMTVAYFRVSGDDPGTTTALAALTAYVLGALAFSRPVLAVALAVIVAGLLVSKTRIHRFARDIVSEVELEDAIKFLAVAFVILPLLPDRALGPYGVLNPAKVWLLVVLLTGIGWLGYIGVRALGPERGLLITGLAGGFISATATTASMGRLSRTTGSVRAPLASALLASLATFVQLLIVIGLIDIDVLRRLWLPVAAAAIVLIGVAAFVYWRAGRDGDGTADGACGIGAPASRPFALRPALILAAVLTFALLLGRWGGDVLGPQGTILAAFAAGLADAHAGAVAAASLAARGDVTADTALLAIAAALGSNLLVKTILAFVAGGRRFGLRFIAGMAPPAVVFGLVLTAAISMH, from the coding sequence ATGGCCTGGCAGGAGATTCAACCGTTCCTGGTGGCGCTCGCCGTCGGGTTGCTCCTCGGCCTGGAACGCGAACGCAGCCACAGCCGCAAGCTTCCCGCCGGGTCGCGTTCCTTTGCGCTCCTGGCGTTGGTCGGTGCGGTCGCGGCCAGTATCGACCCCTGGGCCGTGACATTGGGACTGGCAGGCGTCAGCGCGTTGATGACCGTCGCGTACTTCCGCGTGAGCGGCGACGACCCGGGAACGACCACAGCGCTCGCCGCGCTGACCGCCTACGTGCTCGGCGCACTCGCCTTCAGCCGTCCGGTCCTCGCTGTGGCACTCGCCGTGATCGTGGCGGGTCTGCTCGTGTCGAAGACGCGAATACATCGCTTCGCACGCGACATCGTGAGCGAGGTCGAATTAGAGGACGCGATCAAGTTCTTGGCGGTGGCATTCGTGATCCTGCCGCTGCTTCCGGATCGGGCGCTCGGACCATACGGTGTGCTCAATCCGGCGAAAGTGTGGCTACTCGTCGTACTGCTCACCGGTATCGGCTGGCTCGGTTACATCGGTGTCCGCGCGCTCGGTCCCGAGCGAGGCCTGCTGATCACCGGCCTGGCCGGAGGGTTCATCTCCGCCACCGCGACCACCGCGTCGATGGGCCGACTCAGCCGGACCACCGGCAGCGTGCGGGCCCCGTTGGCGAGTGCGCTTCTGGCGAGCCTGGCCACTTTCGTGCAGTTGCTCATCGTGATCGGCCTCATCGACATCGACGTACTGCGTCGCCTGTGGTTACCGGTAGCGGCCGCAGCGATCGTGCTCATCGGTGTTGCCGCGTTCGTCTATTGGCGTGCCGGTCGTGATGGAGACGGGACCGCGGACGGCGCCTGCGGAATCGGCGCGCCCGCAAGCCGACCGTTCGCTCTGCGGCCCGCCCTCATCCTCGCCGCGGTACTGACGTTCGCACTGCTTCTCGGCCGTTGGGGAGGCGATGTCCTCGGTCCCCAGGGCACCATCCTTGCCGCGTTCGCCGCGGGCCTCGCCGACGCGCACGCCGGAGCGGTGGCTGCGGCCAGCCTCGCCGCCAGGGGCGACGTCACCGCCGACACCGCGCTCCTCGCGATCGCGGCCGCGCTCGGTTCGAACCTGCTCGTCAAGACGATCCTGGCCTTCGTCGCCGGTGGGCGGCGATTCGGGCTTCGGTTCATTGCCGGAATGGCACCGCCCGCGGTCGTTTTCGGCCTCGTGCTGACCGCGGCCATCTCGATGCACTAG